The Variovorax paradoxus B4 genome includes a region encoding these proteins:
- a CDS encoding alpha/beta fold hydrolase, with the protein MKNLPSFVRAFTALGIVALHLSAPASAATASEPPARPTIILVHGAFAESASWNDVARDLRARSFPVVAAANPLRGVKSDADYVAAIVGSIPGPVVLVGHSYGGAVISAAAVGKPNVQALVFVAAFAPEVGESAADLSGKFPGSTLGPTLAAPVLLPDGAKDLYIQQDKFAKQFAEDVAPALAHLMAVSQRPITEGALGEPAPAAAWKNLPSWFIYGDRDKNIPPAVQAFMADRAKSMKTVVVKGASHVVMISRPKLVARMIAEAADAVATAKP; encoded by the coding sequence ATGAAAAATCTTCCCAGTTTCGTACGCGCATTCACCGCCCTCGGCATCGTGGCGCTGCACCTCTCGGCGCCTGCAAGCGCGGCCACTGCGAGCGAGCCGCCGGCAAGGCCCACCATCATCCTGGTCCACGGCGCGTTCGCCGAATCGGCCAGCTGGAACGACGTGGCGCGTGACCTTCGTGCACGCAGCTTTCCCGTTGTCGCGGCTGCCAATCCGCTGCGTGGCGTGAAGTCCGACGCGGACTATGTGGCCGCCATCGTGGGTTCGATCCCCGGGCCGGTCGTGCTGGTCGGACATTCGTATGGAGGCGCGGTGATTTCCGCCGCTGCGGTTGGAAAACCCAATGTCCAGGCGCTGGTCTTCGTTGCGGCGTTCGCCCCTGAAGTGGGCGAATCGGCAGCCGACCTGTCGGGCAAGTTTCCCGGCAGCACGCTCGGCCCTACGCTGGCCGCGCCGGTGCTCCTTCCGGACGGCGCCAAGGACCTCTACATCCAGCAGGACAAGTTCGCCAAGCAATTCGCCGAAGATGTTGCGCCGGCGCTTGCCCACCTGATGGCCGTGTCGCAGCGCCCCATCACCGAAGGCGCCCTGGGCGAGCCGGCGCCTGCCGCCGCCTGGAAGAATCTTCCCTCCTGGTTCATCTACGGCGATCGCGACAAGAACATCCCGCCCGCCGTGCAGGCCTTCATGGCCGACCGCGCAAAGTCGATGAAGACGGTCGTGGTCAAGGGTGCTTCGCACGTGGTCATGATCTCGCGGCCGAAGCTTGTGGCCCGGATGATCGCGGAGGCCGCTGACGCGGTCGCGACGGCAAAGCCCTGA
- a CDS encoding ATP-binding protein — MQAQSEEPPDPASTEVRWYFGDFVVWEAQRRFERSGDTVRLGPRSFDLLLQLIKRAGELVSKDDLLAAVWRGVVVEEASVRVHMSTLRKALGEPGDSDECKEWISNVPLRGYRFNGRVRREATGIPARPVALEPLPDPGFTPLPVRMTELVGREADAASVLEALETHRLVTIVGTGGIGKTRLAIHAAESHQHTHGTEIAFVDLSSLISQAHVLGTLARAVGVPADLPDTVGAITHRLMGRTVLLLIDNCEHVVDSLAPPIAGLLSVLPDLRILATSREALRVTGEYVFRLPALAIPSAEQLSLTQALHWPSVELLVERAKAAGAGAFDESHGPLLAQITRQVDGIPLAIELVAARLGVQPVVDLARRLDDHMRLYAFSRAALARHRTLAAALDWSIALLSDTELRLFRWLSVFRGRFDVESALGVSAGGLDAEVAFDALISLVNKSLVFFDSNDAVAPYRLLDTTRSYAAALLAQSDERPALLRRHAVLMRDLMKAAAAELSDLTEQAWADRYAHRLDDVRFALEACLTQQPDAKMAASLVTASAPLWFHLAQVVEYRDRVSAALALVDRQPTRDTETATWLNTALVSALLHTGRSTPELGAAADQALAGALAVKIPVLELQARWGRCTHDMFRGEYSAALDQAHTLMAAAQSWSDPAALNLAHRVTAMASHFCGHFDVARMHSEASVRIGGGLGHARANMVGVNAIVAAKAMLSRTLWVQGETARALEEASDAVDRAQAAGKSVSLCSALYGACPVALWAGELELAAQWIHLMTDEAQRKGLVGWLRYAEWFSQGLQLGIAPDRDLYVREVAGQLSSYDAPHREMLATFCIDWVDDEMIERVSRGDSPWIAAEVWRAAGWRAEQNAAPDEADAFYLRAIETARQQGAIAWEKRAALARVRRPGAQPVHR; from the coding sequence ATGCAAGCGCAGTCCGAGGAGCCACCTGACCCAGCGTCGACGGAAGTCCGGTGGTACTTCGGCGATTTCGTTGTCTGGGAGGCGCAGCGCCGGTTCGAGCGCTCCGGCGACACCGTGCGGCTGGGGCCACGCTCTTTCGATCTGCTGCTGCAACTGATCAAGCGGGCCGGTGAACTCGTGAGCAAGGACGACCTGCTCGCAGCGGTCTGGCGTGGCGTCGTGGTCGAAGAGGCCAGCGTGCGGGTCCACATGTCGACGCTTCGCAAGGCGCTGGGCGAACCCGGCGACAGCGACGAATGCAAGGAGTGGATCTCCAACGTTCCGCTGCGCGGCTACCGCTTCAACGGACGTGTCCGGCGCGAGGCGACCGGCATCCCGGCCAGGCCCGTGGCACTGGAACCACTGCCCGACCCCGGCTTCACCCCGCTGCCGGTTCGGATGACGGAACTCGTCGGTCGCGAAGCCGACGCAGCGAGCGTTCTCGAAGCGCTCGAAACGCACCGGCTGGTCACGATCGTAGGCACGGGTGGCATCGGCAAGACCCGTCTCGCGATCCACGCCGCCGAGAGCCATCAGCACACGCACGGCACGGAGATCGCCTTCGTCGATCTGTCGTCGCTGATCTCCCAGGCTCACGTGCTCGGCACCCTGGCGCGCGCCGTGGGGGTGCCCGCCGACCTGCCCGACACCGTCGGGGCCATCACGCACCGCCTGATGGGGCGCACCGTGCTGCTGTTGATCGACAACTGCGAGCACGTGGTGGACTCCTTGGCGCCGCCGATCGCCGGCTTGCTTTCCGTGCTGCCCGACCTGCGCATCCTGGCAACCAGCCGCGAGGCGCTTCGCGTGACGGGCGAGTATGTTTTCCGGTTGCCGGCGCTTGCCATCCCGAGCGCCGAGCAACTCTCGCTCACGCAGGCACTGCACTGGCCGTCCGTGGAATTGCTGGTCGAGCGGGCCAAGGCCGCGGGTGCGGGTGCGTTCGACGAATCGCATGGCCCCCTGCTGGCCCAGATCACCAGGCAGGTCGACGGCATCCCCCTGGCCATCGAACTGGTGGCCGCGCGCCTGGGCGTGCAGCCGGTCGTCGATCTGGCGCGCAGGCTGGACGACCACATGCGCCTCTATGCCTTCAGCCGCGCCGCGCTCGCACGGCACCGAACGCTCGCCGCAGCGCTGGACTGGAGCATCGCGCTTCTGAGCGATACGGAACTGCGGCTCTTTCGCTGGTTGTCGGTGTTTCGGGGGCGCTTCGATGTGGAATCCGCGCTAGGCGTGAGCGCCGGCGGCCTGGACGCCGAGGTGGCATTCGACGCACTGATCTCTCTGGTCAACAAGTCGCTTGTCTTCTTCGACAGCAACGACGCTGTCGCGCCCTACCGGCTGCTGGACACGACGCGAAGCTATGCCGCTGCGCTTCTCGCGCAGAGTGATGAACGACCGGCATTGCTGCGGCGCCATGCGGTCCTCATGCGCGATCTCATGAAGGCTGCGGCGGCGGAACTCTCTGACCTGACCGAGCAGGCCTGGGCCGACCGTTATGCACACCGCCTGGACGACGTGCGCTTTGCACTCGAAGCCTGCCTGACGCAGCAGCCCGACGCGAAGATGGCCGCCTCGCTGGTGACGGCTTCCGCGCCATTGTGGTTTCACCTGGCCCAGGTCGTCGAATACCGCGACCGGGTCTCCGCAGCGCTAGCACTGGTCGATCGTCAACCCACGCGCGACACGGAAACGGCGACCTGGCTGAACACGGCCCTGGTCAGCGCCCTGCTCCACACCGGCAGATCCACACCGGAGTTGGGTGCCGCCGCGGACCAGGCCCTGGCCGGCGCGCTTGCCGTCAAGATCCCCGTGCTGGAACTGCAAGCCCGTTGGGGGCGGTGCACGCACGACATGTTCCGCGGCGAGTATTCGGCGGCCTTGGATCAGGCGCACACGCTGATGGCGGCCGCGCAATCCTGGTCCGACCCCGCCGCGCTCAATCTCGCCCACCGGGTGACGGCAATGGCCAGCCACTTTTGCGGCCACTTCGATGTGGCGAGGATGCACAGCGAAGCATCGGTGCGCATCGGCGGCGGCCTCGGCCATGCCCGGGCCAACATGGTGGGGGTCAACGCCATCGTTGCGGCGAAAGCCATGCTGAGCCGGACGCTCTGGGTCCAAGGGGAAACGGCCCGGGCCCTGGAAGAGGCCAGCGACGCGGTGGACCGAGCGCAGGCGGCCGGCAAGTCCGTCTCTCTGTGCTCCGCGCTGTATGGCGCCTGCCCGGTCGCGCTGTGGGCCGGAGAACTCGAGCTTGCCGCTCAATGGATTCACTTGATGACGGACGAAGCACAGCGCAAGGGCCTGGTGGGCTGGCTGCGCTATGCCGAATGGTTCTCCCAAGGGCTGCAGTTGGGCATCGCGCCGGACCGGGACCTTTACGTGCGTGAGGTGGCCGGCCAGCTCTCAAGCTATGACGCACCCCACAGGGAGATGCTCGCGACCTTCTGCATCGACTGGGTCGACGACGAGATGATCGAGCGCGTCTCGCGCGGAGACAGTCCATGGATCGCCGCCGAGGTCTGGCGCGCTGCCGGCTGGCGCGCGGAGCAGAACGCTGCACCCGACGAGGCAGACGCTTTCTACCTCCGGGCAATCGAGACTGCGAGGCAACAAGGCGCCATCGCCTGGGAAAAGCGCGCCGCACTGGCACGGGTCCGCCGGCCCGGCGCGCAGCCGGTTCATCGCTGA
- a CDS encoding GMC family oxidoreductase: MTHKLPKRAVVFVGGGLTAGLAARQMMNSGIDVLVLERGGDLAGSAAATLPNQRDELRWGVRNSLVQNWANETYTLRHSISESALPVRRMEAFLPGEGMGGAANHWNGQTWRWAEYDPALRTRLESRYGKAAIPREMTVQDWGVSYAQMEPYHDLFERLFGIAGQAGNVGGQLIEGGNPFEAPRKRGFPQPPLEILESGRVFKAAAQSLGYKPFPLPAANSPRAYTNPDGASLAPCQYCGHCERFICEANAKASPAVLLYPLLLKQRNFEIRLHSQVTGLVYDKHARRVTAVRFIDLQTAQAYEQPADVVVLSGFTMTNTKLLLTSGIGRPYDPKAGKGVVGKNFCYQVMSSVPVFFKDRWINPFMASGASQMVVDEFNGDNFDHAGLGFFGGGYIYSNVTNGRPINARLHPAGTPRWGSAWKQANADWYAHAFNVAVHGSNYPHSHNYLDLDPTYRDAYGSPLLRMTFNFRENDHRMSEYVTDKAAGIARAMGATKVGAPQPRRGDFDARQYQTTHTTGGTVMGADPSTSVVSPHLQHWDAQNLFVVGASVYAHNAGYNPTGPLAALALRLGDDLVRYARQPRML, translated from the coding sequence ATGACTCACAAACTTCCCAAACGCGCCGTCGTCTTCGTCGGCGGCGGCCTCACCGCCGGCCTGGCGGCGCGGCAGATGATGAACTCCGGCATCGACGTGCTGGTGCTCGAGCGCGGTGGCGATCTCGCCGGCAGTGCGGCTGCCACACTGCCCAACCAGCGCGACGAATTGCGCTGGGGCGTGCGCAACAGCCTGGTGCAGAACTGGGCCAACGAAACCTACACGTTACGTCATTCAATCAGCGAGAGCGCGCTGCCGGTACGCCGCATGGAAGCCTTCCTTCCCGGCGAAGGCATGGGCGGCGCGGCCAATCACTGGAACGGCCAGACCTGGCGGTGGGCCGAGTACGACCCGGCTCTGCGCACACGCCTCGAGTCCCGCTACGGCAAGGCCGCGATCCCGCGCGAGATGACGGTGCAGGACTGGGGCGTCAGCTACGCACAGATGGAGCCGTACCACGACCTGTTCGAGCGGCTCTTCGGCATCGCGGGCCAGGCGGGCAATGTCGGGGGGCAACTGATCGAAGGCGGCAACCCCTTCGAGGCGCCCCGAAAACGCGGCTTTCCGCAGCCGCCGCTCGAGATCCTCGAGTCGGGCCGCGTCTTCAAGGCTGCCGCGCAAAGCCTCGGCTACAAGCCGTTCCCGCTGCCCGCGGCCAACTCTCCGCGCGCCTACACCAACCCCGATGGTGCGAGCCTCGCGCCGTGCCAGTACTGCGGCCACTGCGAGCGCTTCATCTGCGAGGCCAATGCCAAGGCCAGTCCGGCGGTGCTGCTGTATCCCCTGCTGCTGAAACAGCGAAATTTCGAGATCCGTCTTCACTCGCAGGTGACCGGCCTCGTCTATGACAAGCACGCCAGGCGCGTGACGGCCGTGCGGTTCATCGATCTGCAGACCGCGCAAGCGTACGAGCAACCGGCCGACGTCGTCGTGCTGTCCGGTTTCACCATGACCAACACCAAGCTGCTGCTCACGAGCGGCATCGGGCGTCCCTACGACCCGAAGGCGGGCAAGGGCGTGGTCGGCAAGAACTTCTGCTACCAGGTGATGTCATCGGTGCCGGTGTTCTTCAAGGACCGCTGGATCAACCCCTTCATGGCGTCCGGCGCCTCGCAGATGGTGGTGGATGAATTCAACGGCGACAACTTCGACCACGCAGGGCTGGGCTTCTTCGGCGGCGGCTACATCTACTCGAACGTGACGAACGGCCGCCCCATCAATGCCCGGCTCCATCCGGCCGGAACGCCGCGCTGGGGATCCGCGTGGAAGCAGGCCAATGCCGACTGGTACGCGCACGCCTTCAACGTCGCGGTGCATGGCAGCAACTACCCGCACAGCCATAACTACCTCGACCTCGATCCGACGTACCGCGATGCCTACGGCTCGCCGCTGCTGCGCATGACGTTCAATTTCCGCGAGAACGACCATCGGATGAGCGAGTACGTCACTGACAAGGCCGCCGGTATTGCGCGCGCCATGGGTGCCACGAAGGTCGGCGCACCGCAACCCCGGCGCGGCGACTTCGACGCGCGGCAGTACCAGACGACGCACACCACCGGCGGCACGGTCATGGGTGCCGACCCGTCGACGAGCGTGGTGTCGCCCCACCTGCAGCACTGGGATGCGCAGAACCTCTTCGTGGTCGGCGCATCCGTGTACGCGCACAACGCGGGCTACAACCCCACCGGTCCGCTCGCGGCATTGGCACTGCGCCTTGGCGACGACCTGGTGCGCTATGCCAGGCAACCGCGCATGCTTTGA
- a CDS encoding ATP-binding protein, with the protein MSEIRRWRFGAFALWEADPRLERDGQPVRLGSRALGLLAVLVGRAGEVISKDELLAAVWPDTVVEEAGVRVHMSILRKALGPPGAQDGCLEWIANIPLRGYRFLGRVHCEFVPSAVAAQAAHASLRDAPAGLPARFSSLVGREVEVERLLGMLAASRLVTVAGPGGVGKTSVAICVAARYRERPHAQVCFVDLAPLTSQDHVLTTMARAIGVRGGVTDIEEAIVQRLEGQATLLLVDNCEHVIEKLSPLLGRFLAALPRLQVLATSREVLRVGGEHVFRLAPLAVQQSQPGSLGYALRSPAVQLLVERALAAGASAFDDASSGPLTRICQQVDGIPLAIELVAARLGAQSASDLAFRLDDHMRLHSTARRAALPRHRTLAATLDWSIGLLGDAELLLFRRLSVFRAYFGIEAALSVAASALDPDVASDALLNLARKSLVVYDTDQAAESPYRLLDTTRSYAHALLVRAGERDAVSKSHALFMLDLMGIATADLALLDAEAWTQRYRGCLDDVRAALDACIGHHEDMTIAGALTVASAPLWFRLSEVSEYRDRVRAALDHVDALKAPDRLMAGRLEIALYNALWHTGGTVPEMTQACERALDCALELKVKTLEFQARWGLCALNITRGAYTPALRHAEILSEFASHSTVAVTRNLSHRMLALANHFCGAFAEARVHAEAAADVDDATRRNHANAFQPDARTTAMAILARTLWIQGESRLAMVTAIRCMEEAEALGHTLSLCVALFWICPMAIWAVERRAARAWIDTMLRQTRSKGFAYWHDWALCYDDAMKLGEVDDAGAHIDAVAAKVLAMDEPRREMMVTFCDQWVDDDLVARAMRGEGQWSAAEVYRVAGRRKELLGDDAEAQALYLQAHALARSQGALAWELRAAGTLEGLRARAGQR; encoded by the coding sequence GTGTCTGAGATTCGCCGGTGGCGCTTCGGCGCCTTCGCGCTGTGGGAAGCCGACCCTAGGCTCGAGCGCGACGGGCAGCCCGTGCGGCTCGGATCGCGCGCGCTCGGCCTGCTGGCGGTGCTCGTGGGTCGCGCCGGCGAAGTGATCAGCAAGGACGAGCTGCTCGCGGCGGTCTGGCCTGACACGGTGGTCGAGGAGGCGGGCGTTCGGGTCCATATGTCGATCCTGCGCAAGGCCCTGGGTCCGCCCGGAGCGCAGGACGGGTGCCTGGAATGGATCGCCAACATTCCGCTGCGAGGCTATCGCTTTCTGGGGCGGGTGCACTGCGAATTCGTGCCGTCCGCTGTCGCCGCGCAAGCGGCACATGCATCGCTGCGGGATGCGCCCGCCGGCTTGCCGGCCCGCTTCTCCAGTCTCGTGGGGCGCGAGGTGGAGGTCGAGCGCCTGCTCGGCATGCTTGCGGCGAGCAGGCTGGTCACGGTCGCGGGGCCCGGCGGCGTGGGAAAAACCAGCGTTGCCATCTGCGTCGCCGCGCGATACCGCGAACGGCCGCACGCCCAGGTCTGCTTCGTCGATCTCGCGCCCCTGACCTCGCAAGACCACGTGCTGACGACGATGGCGCGCGCCATCGGCGTGCGAGGCGGCGTAACGGACATCGAAGAAGCCATCGTCCAGCGCCTCGAAGGCCAGGCGACGCTGCTGCTCGTGGACAACTGCGAGCATGTCATCGAGAAGCTGTCGCCGCTCCTGGGCAGGTTCCTGGCGGCGTTGCCCAGGCTGCAGGTCCTTGCAACCAGCCGCGAGGTGCTGCGCGTGGGCGGCGAGCATGTCTTTCGCCTGGCGCCCCTGGCGGTTCAGCAGTCCCAGCCCGGCTCCCTGGGGTATGCGTTGCGCTCGCCGGCGGTGCAACTGCTCGTCGAGAGAGCCTTGGCCGCGGGCGCCAGCGCATTCGACGACGCGAGCAGCGGTCCGCTCACCAGGATCTGCCAGCAGGTCGACGGGATCCCGCTGGCAATCGAGCTGGTCGCGGCCCGCCTGGGGGCCCAATCCGCGAGCGACCTGGCCTTCCGGCTCGACGATCACATGCGCCTGCATTCCACCGCCAGACGGGCTGCGCTGCCAAGACACCGCACGCTCGCGGCGACGCTGGACTGGAGCATCGGCCTGCTGGGTGACGCCGAGTTGCTGCTGTTTCGCAGGCTGTCGGTGTTCCGCGCATATTTCGGCATCGAGGCGGCGCTCAGTGTGGCAGCCAGCGCGCTGGACCCCGACGTGGCCTCCGACGCATTGCTGAACCTCGCCAGAAAGTCGCTCGTCGTGTATGACACCGACCAAGCCGCGGAATCACCCTACCGCCTGCTCGATACCACCCGCAGCTATGCGCATGCCCTGCTCGTGCGGGCAGGGGAGAGAGACGCGGTGTCGAAAAGCCATGCCCTTTTCATGCTGGACCTCATGGGTATTGCCACCGCGGACCTGGCCTTGCTGGATGCCGAGGCCTGGACGCAGCGCTACCGCGGCTGCCTGGACGACGTTCGTGCGGCTCTGGATGCCTGCATCGGCCACCACGAAGACATGACGATCGCGGGCGCGCTCACTGTCGCATCGGCGCCACTGTGGTTCCGCCTGTCCGAGGTCAGCGAGTACCGGGATCGCGTTCGCGCGGCGCTGGACCATGTCGATGCGCTGAAGGCACCCGACCGCCTGATGGCCGGACGGCTGGAGATTGCGCTCTACAACGCGTTGTGGCACACCGGCGGCACGGTGCCGGAGATGACACAGGCGTGCGAGCGGGCGCTGGATTGCGCATTGGAACTCAAGGTGAAGACACTCGAATTCCAGGCTCGGTGGGGCCTTTGCGCGCTGAACATCACGCGCGGCGCGTACACACCGGCGTTGCGGCATGCCGAGATCCTGAGCGAGTTTGCGAGCCACTCGACCGTCGCCGTGACGCGCAACCTGTCGCACCGGATGCTGGCGCTCGCCAATCACTTCTGCGGCGCGTTCGCCGAGGCCAGGGTGCACGCCGAAGCAGCGGCGGACGTGGACGACGCGACCCGGCGCAACCATGCCAACGCGTTCCAGCCCGACGCGCGCACCACTGCAATGGCCATTCTTGCCAGGACGCTGTGGATCCAGGGCGAGAGCCGTCTTGCCATGGTCACTGCCATCCGGTGCATGGAGGAGGCCGAGGCGCTGGGACACACGCTGTCCCTGTGCGTTGCCCTCTTCTGGATCTGTCCCATGGCCATATGGGCCGTCGAACGACGGGCAGCCCGCGCCTGGATCGACACGATGCTGCGGCAGACCCGGTCCAAGGGTTTCGCCTACTGGCATGACTGGGCCCTCTGCTACGACGACGCCATGAAGCTCGGCGAGGTCGACGACGCCGGCGCGCACATCGATGCCGTCGCGGCAAAGGTCCTGGCCATGGATGAGCCCCGCAGGGAGATGATGGTCACGTTCTGCGACCAGTGGGTGGACGATGACCTGGTTGCTCGCGCGATGCGGGGCGAAGGCCAGTGGAGTGCCGCCGAGGTCTACCGTGTGGCCGGGCGGCGAAAGGAGCTGTTGGGCGACGACGCCGAAGCCCAGGCGCTTTATCTGCAGGCCCACGCCCTTGCGCGCTCGCAAGGCGCACTCGCCTGGGAACTGCGTGCAGCGGGTACGCTGGAAGGACTGCGCGCCAGGGCAGGTCAGCGATGA
- a CDS encoding c-type cytochrome, which yields MRTLLLSACAAAFVNLAHGQSAVQPPKTWTTCAACHAAQGAAAIGPPLAGVVGRKAGSSPGFGYSRAMKNAQITWDDKSLAAFLSDPQQAVPGNRMPFAGVTDPGEVAELVRYLKTLR from the coding sequence ATGCGAACACTCCTTCTCTCGGCCTGCGCCGCGGCATTCGTGAACCTGGCGCACGGTCAATCGGCCGTGCAGCCGCCCAAGACATGGACGACCTGCGCGGCATGCCATGCGGCGCAAGGCGCAGCCGCCATTGGGCCGCCGCTTGCCGGCGTAGTGGGCCGAAAGGCCGGCTCGTCGCCGGGGTTCGGCTACAGCCGAGCCATGAAGAATGCACAGATCACCTGGGACGACAAATCCCTGGCCGCCTTCCTGAGCGATCCGCAGCAAGCCGTGCCGGGCAACAGGATGCCTTTTGCAGGCGTTACCGATCCCGGTGAAGTTGCGGAACTCGTCAGGTACCTGAAGACGCTGCGATAG
- a CDS encoding gluconate 2-dehydrogenase subunit 3 family protein — MSLNDREPPARRLFLRQIGGASSVAALAAPALLGGLASPLASAQDAAARPADTARSSGYLSLGPQEAACVEALVNVMCPADAMTPNGVDCGLHLYIDRQLAGAWGRGDQLYRQGPWRPGKPQQGYQSPLAPEQHFKAGLAVLRREAQQRTGKAIEQLEAGPLDVLLQEVDAGRMDDERYALGAWFNDFFYPLFVQACFADPMYGGNRDKVFWRAVGFPGLPAFHGRNVVQYRGLPFPGAAKPQSIEDFS, encoded by the coding sequence ATGTCCCTCAACGACCGAGAGCCGCCCGCGCGGCGTCTCTTCCTGCGCCAGATCGGCGGCGCTTCCAGCGTCGCAGCGCTCGCGGCGCCCGCACTGCTGGGTGGCCTCGCCAGTCCGCTCGCTTCGGCGCAGGACGCCGCGGCCCGCCCGGCCGACACTGCCCGCTCTTCGGGCTACTTGTCGCTGGGCCCGCAGGAGGCCGCCTGCGTCGAGGCCCTCGTCAACGTGATGTGTCCGGCCGATGCCATGACACCGAACGGTGTCGATTGCGGCTTGCACCTGTACATCGATCGCCAGCTGGCCGGCGCCTGGGGACGTGGCGACCAGCTCTATCGCCAGGGCCCCTGGCGCCCTGGCAAACCGCAACAGGGCTACCAGTCGCCCCTCGCACCGGAGCAGCACTTCAAGGCCGGCCTCGCAGTGCTGCGCCGCGAGGCTCAGCAACGCACGGGCAAGGCCATCGAGCAGCTCGAGGCCGGCCCGCTCGACGTCCTGCTGCAGGAGGTCGATGCCGGCCGGATGGACGACGAGCGCTATGCGCTCGGTGCGTGGTTCAACGACTTTTTCTATCCGCTGTTCGTTCAAGCCTGCTTTGCCGACCCGATGTACGGCGGCAACCGCGACAAAGTTTTCTGGCGCGCCGTCGGCTTCCCCGGCCTGCCCGCCTTTCACGGCCGCAACGTGGTCCAGTACCGCGGCCTGCCTTTTCCCGGTGCGGCCAAGCCGCAGTCGATCGAGGACTTCAGCTGA
- a CDS encoding response regulator transcription factor — MTAPTQARQIHVAVAHRDPYVAAGIASLLRSRADFVVQSGLADIDGGDDTVDVLVTDYATGVHKATNVPPGRGGSASRSFLVVTDQSTGWQIRRAVDAGVRGYLLHDCSAEELSDAVRCVAEGRRYLSCPVADQLLDNLSSAVPTARELEVLQLMAEGLANKDIGRRLDIGEGTVKVHVKAILRKLRKPTRVAAISEAFRRGLLLEASS; from the coding sequence ATGACCGCGCCGACCCAGGCCAGGCAGATCCATGTGGCAGTCGCACACCGCGACCCCTACGTAGCCGCCGGCATCGCATCGCTGCTGCGCTCCCGCGCCGACTTCGTCGTTCAATCCGGACTTGCCGACATCGATGGTGGCGACGACACCGTGGACGTGCTCGTCACGGACTACGCAACCGGCGTTCACAAGGCGACGAATGTCCCGCCCGGCCGGGGCGGCTCCGCATCGAGATCTTTCCTCGTGGTCACGGACCAGAGCACCGGGTGGCAGATACGCCGCGCCGTGGACGCGGGCGTGCGCGGCTACCTTCTGCACGATTGCTCTGCCGAGGAACTGTCGGATGCGGTGCGCTGCGTTGCAGAGGGCCGCAGGTACCTGTCTTGTCCCGTGGCCGACCAGTTGCTGGACAACCTCTCGTCTGCAGTGCCAACCGCCCGCGAACTCGAAGTGCTCCAGCTCATGGCGGAGGGCTTGGCCAACAAGGACATCGGCCGGCGACTCGATATCGGCGAAGGCACCGTCAAGGTCCATGTGAAGGCGATCCTGCGCAAGCTCCGGAAGCCGACGCGGGTTGCCGCGATCAGCGAAGCCTTTCGCCGCGGACTGCTTCTGGAGGCATCGTCATGA
- a CDS encoding LuxR C-terminal-related transcriptional regulator: MTDSLDLHVRVCHGDPLAMAGLVSLLGQEPGFHVQAGDGPDEAIVDVVVADHACALSLLASAPALDLPGGAGGFRVPRIVVLAWRAKEGEVMQAVASGAHGYVCQDANPAELMDAIRCVARGGSLYLCKRTKALFRHGTPRAGFTAREEDVLRFLVKGDCNKGIARKLDISASTVKAHVSRICEKLHVGSRAQVAVKAKQRGLVRV; this comes from the coding sequence ATGACCGATTCCCTCGATCTGCACGTGCGTGTGTGCCATGGCGACCCGCTCGCCATGGCCGGTCTCGTCTCTCTCCTCGGCCAGGAACCCGGCTTCCACGTGCAGGCGGGGGACGGGCCCGACGAGGCCATCGTGGACGTGGTGGTGGCGGATCACGCCTGCGCGCTGAGCCTGCTCGCTTCGGCTCCGGCACTGGATCTGCCGGGCGGGGCCGGCGGTTTTCGCGTGCCGCGCATCGTCGTATTGGCCTGGCGGGCCAAGGAGGGGGAGGTCATGCAGGCGGTTGCCAGCGGGGCGCACGGCTATGTGTGCCAAGACGCGAATCCGGCCGAGCTGATGGATGCCATCCGCTGCGTGGCTCGAGGAGGCTCTCTCTATCTCTGCAAGCGCACGAAGGCGCTTTTCAGGCACGGCACGCCGCGCGCAGGCTTCACCGCCCGGGAGGAAGACGTGCTGCGCTTCCTGGTGAAAGGCGATTGCAACAAGGGAATCGCCCGCAAGCTGGACATTTCCGCCAGTACCGTCAAGGCACACGTCTCCCGAATCTGCGAGAAGCTGCATGTCGGCTCGAGGGCGCAAGTGGCCGTCAAGGCTAAGCAGCGCGGGCTGGTCCGTGTCTGA